Part of the Diprion similis isolate iyDipSimi1 chromosome 10, iyDipSimi1.1, whole genome shotgun sequence genome, cCATAACGTAGTcacaacaatattttcacatctgACCCGAAGTAAATGTATTTGGCTTCATAACTGTATCAATTTCTCGCCGGACAGAATATACAAGCCTTGCGAACAGGCTGGAATCTTGcgttagaattttcaaattgatgtgtatatacatagtttTAGATGAAAAGAGAATCTAAAATCATAAGCTTTCGAATATGTGACAAAGACTCgagcatgattttttttgcagcattgaaaatttgacgatACCTGGCGAAAGTTTTGAGAAATACGATGACACAAGGTTGGGCAATCGCAAAGGGACGTACGAAGTGAAAGAAATACCGAAAGACGTCAATCTCGAAACACTGACAAAGCTTAAAGAGAGATTAGAATTGCCTCAGCGACCATTTGTCCACAGTTTAAAATACAGGAGCGAGATATGCATAGTGAGTCAAATCGATCAATTtccttttgtcgaaaatccaaaattattttactataATTTAAAAGAATGTTAACATACTTGTTTGctttaaattgtttttcttgtaATGCAATTATTTACAGGAACCTGAAAAAGTCGAGACGTTCAAATGCAACTCTCTAATGGAGCCGGGAAACGAGATGCTTGTCTTTGTCCGTATTTATGCACCTTTCGTACATCAGCATCGAATTAGCAGTGTCTATGTGTCCAAAATATTCACCACTCACATTGTAGCCATCCTTGGATCGCAAACGTTGGCTGAACTCAGAGACATCATATCGTGCACATCGGATTTATCCATAGCTAAAGAAGTTAGTGCCGACCCAGATGCTGGGGCGAGGCAGCCACAGGCTAAAGTGAGCGGTTATTGCTTGACTACGAATCAAAACTTGGCAGATTAGAAAAAACTATtcgagaaaaacttttacaattaGCAACTTCAAAATGCATAATCTAGTATTTTCGATCCAATTCTAATGTTCATGGTTCTCATTCTATCCAGTATAGAAATCTTTAATGCAATAATCGTGAAGTCTATTGTCTTCTGTCCgtcatataatatttttgtaccttTGTTTCCAGGACGTTTATAAGTCCGGATTTTTCTACATTGAAAGCACGTTTTACAACGATTTTCGCGACCCGAGTAACATGGACAACAGCGAAGTGATCAGAGAATGGGCTAAGAAACGGAATTTAGGACCGTTTAAAACTGCATCAATGGAAAGCGTCACCATTAATTCACTCTCCGTAAAATTTGGTTACCCTTGGGTCTACCAGCATCAAGGAACCTGTGAGCATTTGCTTGTGTTTTCTGATGCCAGGTGAATTGGAACTGCAATTTTCATTAACTCTATGAATTCACTTTGATGTAGTTGAGAAAAAGAagtattatttacttttttttatgtcgttCGATGAATGAGACATCAATTTATGTCTGAAGATAATACTTGCTATCAACTTTATTACTAGACAATTGTACattgagtatttatcaaattattgtattacTAAGGTGAGATTTCTATCatgtaagaatgaaaaaaaaatgtagacatcgatgcttcatttcaaatcacttcaatattgttaaaaatctcGTAAATTCGTTCCATTTCACTTTACGATGGCTCGTTTTATTGAgaagattattattttatataaagtGACGAAAgaactgtttctttttttttttcacatcaggTAGGTATTgttaaatattgaattatacatTGATCAACAAATTGCAATATTGAATcggtcattaaaaaaaaaaagagcaaacTGTTCCAGTcactttgtagaaaataattggttgaataaaaataagccATCGTGAAGTGAACACGAACAAATTTAccacattattattactttcgaGCATCGATTTTGCGCCTTCAGTTTCCTCAATCACATTATTAGCTACCCAAATTCTAGTTTCACGATTTTTGCAAAAGACTTTTCGAAAAGCTTCAGTCTTTGAAACGTTCTTATCGAAAATTAATCTCTTTCCATTATGTCTGATATCCTTAGGCTGATCGGCCCATCGGACAATTTGACCATATCCAGCTACCCGAGAATCCACAGAATGCGAGCGAGTTCAACGAAGTATTGCATGGTCTGCGGAGTGTTCGCAGCGTCCTGGATAACGACAGATAACGACAGGCTGCCCCACGATCCTTGTTACTTTTGCACAACTTGTTTTCATTCCTTCAATTACATCAACGGTGAAAAGATTGGCAATTTCTTGGCTTATCCAGTGCCTTTCAGCGACGTTGCTCAGGACTGAAGAGAAATCCTGCTAACTTGTTCTCGAAGTATTTAACTATTTGGGTAAGCCtgcattaatttatttattctttaacCAATCTTTAAGACAAAAAGCGAAGTTCAAGATCGTGAAATTTATGTaaccatgaatttttttcagaaaaattggtatttcaaaactttaaTCATGAATATCAAATTCAGTAAACAATAATATAGTGAGACGTTCTCACATTTTGGAAACTTGACTCCTTCAAAGtccttaaaaaatattttaagacAGATTTCCATTTGACGTTTGGTTACTAATTTCAACCTTGTCAAAAATGGgtttctaaataaaaaaataacccaaATCGCGTATATCTGCTTTTATTTACGTCCAGTACAtcgtttcaataaataaaaaaaatcatccgatTCTCAGCTTCTTCAAGTTGTCCTTTGCACTTTGCAAATTCGGATTTATTTCTAAGGCTTTTTTGTACATTCTTTTCGCTTTCTGGCGCTTGTTCCATCGGTGGTAAAGGACGCCTGATTGAAAATTGGATCACGCCTCGTTATCTTTCTATTTCTGGTCATTTCTCTATGGTGTATTTATTCATTCCATACAAATCACTCACCCAAATTTGTGTAGAAGTTTGCATTTGACGAATCTCGCGAAATCGCGTTATTAAATTGCTTCTCTGCTTCCTCGAACTTGCCCGCCTTACCAAGTATGTTACCGATATTGAAATATATCGAAGCCTCGTCTGGCAGATACTTCAACGCTTTGTTACCAACTGATAACGCTTTATCCCCGTGACCTGAGTAGAGtagaattttgaatgaaaatttaatttgtgaCAAATATTTATGAACAATATAatcccgatttttttttatccatatctctcttttctctataCTTTTGTACATATTCAATTCTTGCCTAAATCGTCCAGCAGCAAAATTGTATTCGTCCATGCACGTTTATGATTTGGTTTTTGTCTAGTCGCATTTTCCCAGGccttcagagccttgtcataTTGTCTTTGTTCCAAATACTGAAAACAAACAATCATTTATCCAAACGATATATCGCAAAACTTCTTTGATTCGAGCGGCAATTGAATTTAGTCTAATTTGAACAGAATTTTGAGTAGAACTTTCGGCTAAATAAAACATTCTACTCGTTAAAAAAActattctcaaaaaaataatttaaacatttCCTGAGtttaaaaggaaaaggaaaagaagttTGAACAATTGCTAAAACATTCTTACCAAGACGCCAAGATTGTAATAGCAATCTGGGTATTTCGATCTATGAGAAAGAGCAGTTAAATAACTTTTCTCCGATTCCTCGGGTTTCTTTAACGCAGCCAATACAATTCCGTAATTCATCCAAGCCGCTGCGAAATCCGatctgaaatttaaaatcagttAAAGATGTTAATTCCATCGAAAGATGTaacttctctttctttttttttctacctactGTATCTCTACGGCTCTCTTGAGTAGTTTTTCCGCTTCATAATATCTCTGTCGATCCTTGAGCAAATTACCCAAGTTATTCATAGCTTGAGCATATTCAGGATGAAGtctgaaa contains:
- the LOC124411966 gene encoding snRNA-activating protein complex subunit 3 yields the protein MDEVYGFYNKTSSEKLNLAQYFDEYNNLTNLKSLAELRSSRNEKTGILGIMQMDVNDEDFAVLSEYCSIENLTIPGESFEKYDDTRLGNRKGTYEVKEIPKDVNLETLTKLKERLELPQRPFVHSLKYRSEICIEPEKVETFKCNSLMEPGNEMLVFVRIYAPFVHQHRISSVYVSKIFTTHIVAILGSQTLAELRDIISCTSDLSIAKEVSADPDAGARQPQAKDVYKSGFFYIESTFYNDFRDPSNMDNSEVIREWAKKRNLGPFKTASMESVTINSLSVKFGYPWVYQHQGTCEHLLVFSDARLIGPSDNLTISSYPRIHRMRASSTKYCMVCGVFAASWITTDNDRLPHDPCYFCTTCFHSFNYINGEKIGNFLAYPVPFSDVAQD